A section of the Neorhizobium galegae bv. orientalis str. HAMBI 540 genome encodes:
- a CDS encoding inorganic phosphate transporter: MGQRRPRLAKPTLDKDLEKFSSVEEAARQMSRGLAAPGTALLFIILVAIFAAAYVTGKPGAVVVIAASGLAAYMAMNIGANDVTNNIGAAVGARAMTMTFGLGLAAVFEVAGAVIAGRGVANTIANGIMQGGMITSPDVLIWAMMAALLSAAVLINVATWLGAPISTTHSIVGGVMGAGIAAAGLSAVNWGTIAGITASWVFSPLLGAVIAAAFLFFVKETIIYREDKIAAAKKWVPVLIGVMTGAFAGYLALLGLGELVDVSAPVATLVALLTGLAAWRLLIPVIARQAEGLENRNQSLRTLFRIPLILSAALLSFAHGANDVSNAIGPLAAIVSAAQRGISAGVHIPLWELIIGGLGISLGLLLYGPKLVRLVGAEITKLNPMRAYCVSLSTALTVIVASWIGLPVSSTHIAIGAVFGVGFFREWYTRHSRRRFEYMRVRAGKDLDTTEPFERNDDELKRRYLVRRSHFLSIIAAWTITLPAAATLAALIATAMFALFV, from the coding sequence ATGGGCCAAAGAAGGCCGCGCCTGGCGAAGCCGACGCTCGACAAGGATTTGGAGAAATTCTCCTCCGTGGAGGAAGCCGCTCGGCAGATGTCGCGCGGGCTTGCTGCACCGGGAACGGCGCTGCTGTTCATCATCCTCGTCGCCATCTTTGCAGCCGCTTATGTGACGGGCAAACCCGGCGCCGTCGTCGTCATCGCCGCTTCCGGGCTCGCTGCCTACATGGCGATGAACATCGGCGCCAACGACGTCACCAACAATATCGGCGCGGCCGTCGGCGCCCGTGCCATGACCATGACCTTCGGCCTCGGGCTTGCGGCCGTCTTCGAAGTAGCAGGTGCCGTGATCGCCGGCCGAGGCGTCGCCAACACGATCGCCAACGGCATCATGCAGGGCGGCATGATCACCAGCCCCGACGTGCTGATATGGGCGATGATGGCGGCACTCCTCTCGGCCGCGGTGCTGATCAACGTCGCGACCTGGCTCGGCGCACCGATTTCCACCACCCATTCGATCGTCGGCGGGGTCATGGGGGCCGGGATCGCGGCCGCCGGACTTTCCGCGGTAAACTGGGGAACGATCGCCGGCATCACCGCAAGCTGGGTCTTTTCCCCGCTTCTCGGCGCCGTCATCGCCGCTGCCTTCCTGTTCTTCGTCAAGGAAACCATCATCTACCGCGAGGACAAGATCGCCGCGGCGAAAAAATGGGTGCCGGTGCTGATCGGCGTGATGACCGGCGCCTTTGCAGGCTATCTGGCACTGCTCGGGCTGGGAGAGCTGGTGGACGTCTCGGCGCCGGTCGCGACGCTCGTCGCCCTGTTGACGGGCCTCGCCGCCTGGCGACTGCTGATCCCGGTGATCGCCCGGCAGGCCGAAGGGCTCGAAAACCGCAACCAGTCGCTTCGCACGCTCTTCCGCATTCCGCTCATCCTTTCTGCGGCGCTGCTCTCGTTCGCGCATGGTGCCAATGACGTTTCGAACGCCATCGGTCCGCTTGCCGCAATCGTTTCGGCGGCGCAAAGGGGCATTTCGGCCGGCGTGCACATTCCGCTCTGGGAACTGATCATCGGCGGCCTCGGCATCTCGCTCGGCCTGCTGCTTTACGGCCCGAAACTGGTGCGGCTGGTCGGCGCGGAAATCACCAAGCTCAATCCGATGCGCGCCTATTGCGTCTCGCTGTCGACGGCCCTGACCGTGATCGTTGCCTCATGGATCGGACTGCCGGTCTCCTCTACCCATATCGCCATCGGTGCGGTGTTCGGCGTCGGCTTCTTCCGCGAATGGTATACCCGCCATTCCCGCCGCCGCTTCGAATACATGCGGGTGCGGGCCGGCAAGGATCTCGATACCACCGAGCCTTTCGAACGCAATGACGACGAGCTGAAACGGCGTTACCTGGTGCGGCGCTCGCATTTCCTGAGCATCATAGCCGCCTGGACGATCACGCTTCCGGCGGCCGCCACCCTTGCGGCGCTGATCGCCACCGCTATGTTCGCGCTGTTCGTCTAG